A genomic stretch from Sphingobacterium sp. ML3W includes:
- a CDS encoding ComEC/Rec2 family competence protein: MMQLSFYQKLERIPILKIALVYTIGLFVAPMLKLSLTWFQYLQHSLVLLTGITLCCYILKGRLSKHSYLIGYYMLVLLFSVWQFWRNDPLYTENHFSHFHLDSYVLDIIEEPKAKSGVIRFSAEVVGGYSQGSFIATTGKIMVALKSIAKSRFQYADRIWLKGQMVSVPPPLNPLEFDYKEHLERADIYHQIFLRTDSHTIIEKGASQSADITGIALEIRGYFLKKLRNYFEKEEHFSIVAALIYGFRNNLDEDTIRTFTNTGTIHVLSVSGMHVAVLFGFLSLVFRYIPWPLMLNWVPVVITFSIIWLYAFITGLDPPIVRAAIMISFVLSAQYFKRNSSTLNALVAAATVILLLSPRAITNVGFQLSFLAVLGMILFLPIFEKMIAAKNPVLRFFRDTIGISIAAQILTTPLTLYYFGQFPTYFLLANLLVDFPSTLVMYLGFVMTINPIDWLNEILGNLLENLIRFMLYCLNSIDRLAFSTININIIDNVLLFLSYAAIFSFLYAYQWKDKKYHYLGLLCVIGMLIIDIHNQVINKNTERFRVYNTRNELTIAYFRNRHAVIYSTFDSLNNKALQYACGREIRVLATKDNVQFIPLNSKATRNNYLIELPIGKVVVMEHFKDTLPQADLLVIRKNAVHKLSTVVRIISPKQVILDGSNSLKKSFQAQVILDSLRIKSYIIKDNFAYVWDKESL; the protein is encoded by the coding sequence ATGATGCAACTGAGTTTTTATCAAAAGCTGGAACGAATTCCTATACTAAAGATTGCTTTGGTTTACACTATTGGTCTCTTTGTCGCTCCAATGCTGAAGCTCTCGTTGACATGGTTTCAATACCTGCAACATAGCTTGGTTTTGTTAACAGGAATAACGCTTTGTTGCTATATACTCAAAGGAAGATTGTCTAAACATAGCTATCTTATCGGATATTATATGCTAGTCCTGTTATTTAGCGTATGGCAATTTTGGCGTAACGACCCGCTTTATACTGAAAATCATTTTTCGCATTTTCATCTGGATAGCTATGTTTTAGATATTATCGAGGAACCTAAAGCTAAGTCCGGTGTCATTCGGTTTTCAGCTGAGGTAGTGGGTGGTTATAGCCAAGGAAGTTTTATAGCAACTACAGGCAAAATCATGGTCGCCTTAAAATCTATCGCGAAAAGCCGGTTTCAATACGCCGATCGGATTTGGTTAAAGGGTCAAATGGTGAGTGTGCCACCGCCATTGAATCCACTCGAGTTTGACTATAAAGAACACTTGGAAAGAGCTGATATCTATCATCAAATTTTCTTACGAACGGATAGCCATACCATAATCGAAAAAGGAGCTTCCCAATCCGCTGATATTACTGGTATAGCTCTAGAAATACGGGGATATTTTTTAAAAAAACTGCGGAATTATTTTGAGAAAGAGGAACACTTCTCTATTGTAGCTGCTTTGATATATGGTTTTCGTAATAATCTTGATGAAGATACCATAAGGACATTTACAAATACGGGAACGATACATGTATTGAGCGTTTCTGGAATGCATGTGGCAGTGCTTTTCGGTTTTTTATCACTCGTGTTTAGATATATTCCCTGGCCGTTAATGTTGAACTGGGTGCCTGTTGTAATAACATTTTCCATTATTTGGTTATATGCTTTTATTACGGGCTTAGATCCACCTATTGTTCGTGCTGCGATTATGATAAGCTTTGTTTTATCCGCACAGTATTTTAAACGAAATAGTTCGACTTTAAATGCGTTGGTGGCTGCCGCAACAGTTATTTTGCTCTTGTCTCCTAGAGCGATTACGAATGTGGGCTTTCAGCTCTCATTTTTGGCGGTTTTAGGCATGATATTATTTTTGCCAATTTTTGAAAAAATGATTGCTGCAAAAAATCCGGTACTGCGTTTTTTTAGGGATACTATTGGCATCTCTATTGCCGCACAAATTTTGACAACACCACTTACGCTCTATTATTTCGGACAATTTCCTACTTATTTTTTACTGGCTAATCTACTAGTTGACTTCCCTTCAACATTAGTAATGTATCTGGGTTTTGTGATGACGATCAATCCTATTGATTGGTTAAATGAGATCTTGGGAAATCTCTTGGAAAATTTAATCAGATTTATGCTTTATTGTCTGAATTCCATTGATCGTTTGGCCTTTTCAACTATCAATATCAATATCATTGATAACGTTCTTCTTTTCCTTTCGTATGCCGCTATTTTTTCGTTTTTATATGCCTATCAATGGAAAGACAAAAAATATCATTATTTGGGACTCCTTTGTGTTATAGGGATGCTCATCATAGACATCCACAATCAGGTTATAAATAAAAATACAGAGCGATTTCGGGTTTATAACACAAGAAATGAGCTGACCATAGCTTATTTTAGGAATAGACATGCTGTTATTTACAGCACTTTTGATTCGTTAAATAATAAAGCCCTGCAATATGCTTGTGGTCGGGAAATCCGGGTATTGGCCACCAAAGATAATGTTCAATTTATTCCATTAAATAGTAAAGCTACAAGGAATAATTATTTAATAGAGTTACCAATAGGAAAAGTAGTCGTTATGGAGCATTTTAAAGATACGCTACCACAAGCAGATCTATTGGTTATTAGGAAGAATGCTGTTCATAAACTATCTACTGTAGTGCGTATAATTTCACCCAAGCAGGTTATCCTTGATGGCTCCAATTCCCTTAAGAAATCGTTCCAAGCCCAGGTCATACTGGACAGTTTAAGGATAAAGAGTTATATCATAAAAGATAATTTTGCGTATGTTTGGGATAAGGAGAGCTTATGA
- a CDS encoding ATP-dependent DNA helicase RecQ, whose amino-acid sequence MILDSISILRQYWGFESFRPLQEEIIQSVISGKDTLALLPTGGGKSICFQVPALMMEGICIVVTPLIALMKDQVEHLRKNGIQAVAIYSGMKKREVDITLDNCVYGKIKFLYLSPERLYNDLVRERIRFMNVNLFAIDEAHCISQWGYDFRPPYLELSKLKELHPKVPFLALTATATERVIVDIQKKLNFPQENVFVKSFLRDNLAYMAIEEEDKMGRMVRIIHKLGGSGIVYVRNRRETQEIARILINNGISSDYYHAGLPGQERDQKQNGWMTNAVRVIVATNAFGMGIDKPDVRFVIHLDLPDSLEAYYQEAGRAGRDGKKAYPVILYQKNDEKKLVDTLEASFPDVPFIQQTYHYLCNHFQIPYGAGEGLTIDFDVVTFAKKYQLPLVPVMNALKFLERDGWLTLSEAVTIPSRFKFEIDSTELYKVQVQYVKYDKLIKAILRTYGGVFENYILINEYEFANKLGVQYGRVVELLKSLEALEIASYLPSTDAPQLTFLQNRVDYKHLYIDHIFIRDRHQVKGEQVNGMIDYIEKSHCRSQSLLLYFGEKNAGFCQVCDLCLMRIHKESQRTKIKEEIKNSLLLAPKSLHDLIDSLTLGTEKRRIEIVRDLLDAEVIRLEDKLYSWNTLF is encoded by the coding sequence ATGATTTTAGATAGCATATCAATCTTAAGACAATATTGGGGTTTTGAATCATTTCGACCATTGCAGGAAGAAATTATTCAGTCAGTTATTTCTGGTAAAGATACACTAGCTTTATTACCTACAGGAGGGGGGAAATCCATTTGTTTTCAGGTGCCCGCATTGATGATGGAGGGAATCTGCATCGTGGTAACACCGTTGATTGCGCTGATGAAAGATCAGGTAGAACACTTGAGGAAAAACGGTATCCAGGCAGTCGCTATTTATTCAGGAATGAAAAAGAGGGAAGTGGATATTACCTTGGATAATTGTGTCTATGGAAAAATAAAGTTTCTTTACTTATCTCCTGAGCGATTGTATAATGATCTTGTCAGGGAGCGGATCAGATTTATGAACGTCAATCTGTTCGCTATCGATGAGGCGCATTGTATTTCTCAATGGGGCTATGATTTTAGACCGCCATATCTGGAGTTATCGAAACTGAAGGAGCTTCATCCTAAAGTACCATTTTTAGCACTGACCGCAACCGCGACTGAACGGGTGATTGTCGATATACAGAAGAAACTCAATTTTCCGCAGGAGAATGTATTTGTCAAAAGTTTTCTTCGAGATAACTTAGCTTATATGGCTATTGAGGAAGAAGACAAAATGGGGCGGATGGTACGTATTATTCATAAACTGGGTGGATCAGGTATCGTGTATGTTCGAAATCGGAGAGAGACGCAGGAAATAGCACGTATTTTAATCAACAATGGGATATCATCAGACTACTATCATGCAGGACTGCCTGGACAAGAGCGTGATCAGAAGCAGAATGGCTGGATGACTAATGCTGTTCGTGTTATCGTTGCCACAAATGCTTTTGGTATGGGAATCGATAAACCTGATGTTCGTTTTGTAATTCACCTTGATCTGCCTGATTCGCTGGAAGCTTATTACCAGGAAGCTGGTAGGGCTGGACGTGATGGTAAAAAAGCTTATCCAGTTATCCTTTATCAAAAGAATGATGAAAAAAAACTCGTTGATACATTGGAGGCCAGTTTTCCGGATGTCCCTTTCATTCAACAGACTTATCATTATTTGTGTAATCATTTCCAGATTCCCTATGGAGCGGGCGAAGGTCTTACGATAGATTTTGATGTGGTTACGTTTGCCAAAAAATATCAATTGCCTTTGGTACCGGTCATGAATGCACTGAAATTTTTGGAACGCGATGGTTGGTTGACATTGTCAGAAGCGGTAACGATACCCTCACGTTTCAAATTTGAAATTGATAGCACAGAATTATATAAGGTTCAAGTGCAATATGTGAAATATGATAAATTGATTAAGGCAATTTTACGTACCTATGGTGGAGTTTTTGAGAATTATATACTAATTAATGAATATGAATTTGCAAACAAGCTTGGAGTTCAATACGGTCGGGTGGTGGAGCTTTTAAAATCACTGGAAGCATTGGAAATTGCAAGTTATCTCCCTTCTACGGATGCACCACAGTTGACATTTTTGCAAAATCGTGTGGACTACAAACACCTGTACATCGATCATATCTTTATTCGCGACCGCCATCAGGTCAAAGGGGAACAGGTCAATGGAATGATAGATTATATCGAAAAATCCCATTGCCGCAGCCAGTCCTTACTGCTTTATTTTGGCGAAAAGAATGCGGGTTTTTGTCAGGTATGTGATCTATGTTTAATGCGTATACACAAAGAAAGCCAGCGAACTAAAATTAAGGAAGAGATAAAAAACAGCTTGTTGTTGGCACCTAAAAGTCTTCATGATCTGATTGACAGTTTGACCCTCGGAACTGAAAAAAGAAGAATAGAGATTGTCCGTGACCTACTGGATGCCGAAGTAATTCGTTTGGAGGACAAGCTCTATTCCTGGAATACTTTATTTTGA
- a CDS encoding sulfurtransferase: MSFKSALISPSELQDTLTRDENVILLDCTIDKVGQSLKDSKLELLPNSLFFDIEGKFSDHAAKLPHTLVSEQLFETEAQALGIDQNSIIVLYDRWGVYSSPRAWWMFKVMGFDQVYILNGGVPAWKKNKFELTDNYKQQHKTGNHKAHFQKNLYADKEYILAHYKAPEVSIFDARSKGRFTGLVAEPRKGLNGGHIPHSKNLPFEELLDGIYYKQVDDLRQQFDQFKTTENEYIFSCGSGVTASILAFASYISGHTNIRVYDGSWSEWGREELNLPIEK; the protein is encoded by the coding sequence ATGTCATTCAAATCAGCCTTAATTAGTCCATCCGAACTTCAGGATACATTGACAAGAGATGAAAATGTGATCCTACTAGACTGTACCATCGATAAGGTCGGTCAATCCTTAAAAGATTCAAAATTAGAATTACTGCCAAATTCACTATTTTTTGATATCGAGGGGAAATTTTCAGACCATGCTGCTAAATTGCCCCATACCTTGGTCTCTGAACAGCTGTTTGAGACAGAAGCGCAAGCATTGGGAATTGATCAGAATAGCATCATTGTTTTATATGATAGATGGGGGGTTTATTCCAGTCCACGTGCTTGGTGGATGTTTAAGGTAATGGGATTTGATCAGGTCTATATTTTAAATGGAGGAGTTCCTGCCTGGAAAAAAAACAAATTTGAACTAACAGACAATTATAAGCAGCAGCACAAAACGGGAAATCATAAGGCACATTTTCAAAAAAACCTTTACGCTGACAAAGAGTATATCTTAGCACATTATAAGGCGCCAGAAGTAAGTATTTTCGATGCTAGAAGTAAAGGAAGATTTACCGGCTTAGTTGCGGAACCCCGTAAAGGCCTTAATGGCGGACATATTCCCCATTCGAAAAACCTACCTTTCGAAGAATTGCTTGATGGTATTTATTATAAACAAGTTGACGACCTTAGGCAGCAATTCGATCAATTTAAAACAACAGAAAATGAATACATATTTTCCTGTGGTTCGGGGGTAACAGCTTCTATCCTTGCCTTTGCATCGTATATTTCAGGGCATACAAACATACGTGTATACGATGGTTCCTGGTCTGAATGGGGCAGAGAAGAACTTAACCTCCCAATAGAAAAATAA
- the rpsA gene encoding 30S ribosomal protein S1, producing MAKKQEAEKELAAKNAELQGADTKVVKDTEKIESEADSNLIDEIKSNTWITPEGEFDWDANDKGFGNYSEAERAKLEAQYADTFNQVNQGEIIEGTVVSINNKDVVLNVGFKSDGLVSLSEFRDLPELKIGDKVDVFVESQEDANGQLVLSRKRAKTQKSWEAINEALENDAIITGFVKSRTKGGLIVDIKGVEAFLPGSQIDIKPIRDYDIYVGKTMEFKVVKINHEFKNVVVSHKVLIENDLENQKSEIVAKLEKGQVLEGTVKNITDFGVFIDLGGVDGLLHITDISWGRIEHPKEVLSLDQTINVVVLDFDDEKKRIALGLKQLSEHPWESLNTALEVGSKVKGKIVTVADYGAFLEIIPGVEGLIHVSEMSWSQNLRSPQEFLKVGDEIEAQILTLDRDERKMSLGIKQLTPDPWKNITERYPVGSKQTAVVKNMTNFGVFVELEEGIDGLIHISDLSWSKKINHPNEFTKVGETLDVVVLELDEENRKLSLGHKQLEENPWDTFETIFTEGSIHEGTVIKVGDKGDIVALQYGVEGFCPSKHSVKEDGSSLKVDEVTSFKIIEFNKENKRLVISHSRIWEEEKEEARKEESSNRKKDAKAESSAVKKVKDSVEKSTLGDLDVLAQLKEQMENDKNAK from the coding sequence ATGGCAAAAAAACAAGAAGCAGAAAAAGAATTAGCAGCGAAAAACGCAGAGCTACAAGGTGCTGACACTAAAGTAGTGAAAGACACTGAAAAAATTGAATCAGAAGCTGATTCAAACTTAATCGACGAAATCAAATCAAACACTTGGATCACACCAGAAGGTGAATTTGACTGGGATGCAAATGATAAAGGTTTCGGAAATTATAGCGAAGCTGAACGCGCTAAACTTGAAGCACAATACGCAGATACTTTCAACCAAGTTAACCAAGGTGAAATTATTGAAGGTACTGTCGTTTCTATCAACAATAAAGACGTTGTCTTAAATGTTGGTTTCAAATCTGACGGTTTAGTTTCTTTATCCGAATTCCGTGACTTACCAGAGTTAAAAATTGGTGACAAAGTTGACGTATTCGTTGAATCTCAAGAAGATGCTAACGGTCAATTAGTACTTTCTCGCAAACGTGCTAAAACTCAAAAATCTTGGGAAGCTATCAATGAGGCATTGGAAAATGATGCAATCATTACTGGTTTCGTTAAGAGCCGTACTAAAGGTGGTCTTATCGTTGACATCAAAGGTGTTGAAGCTTTCTTACCTGGATCTCAAATTGATATCAAACCTATCCGTGACTACGATATATACGTAGGTAAAACAATGGAATTCAAAGTTGTTAAAATCAACCACGAATTCAAAAACGTTGTCGTATCACACAAAGTATTAATTGAGAACGACTTAGAAAACCAAAAATCTGAGATCGTTGCTAAATTAGAAAAAGGTCAAGTATTAGAAGGAACTGTTAAAAATATCACTGACTTCGGTGTATTCATCGACTTAGGTGGTGTTGACGGTTTGTTGCATATCACAGATATCTCTTGGGGTCGTATCGAGCATCCAAAAGAAGTTTTATCTTTAGATCAAACAATCAACGTTGTTGTATTAGACTTTGATGATGAGAAAAAACGTATCGCTTTAGGCTTGAAACAATTATCTGAGCACCCTTGGGAATCTTTAAATACAGCATTAGAAGTTGGTTCTAAAGTTAAAGGTAAAATCGTAACAGTTGCTGATTACGGTGCTTTCTTAGAAATCATCCCAGGTGTTGAAGGTTTGATCCACGTTTCTGAAATGTCTTGGTCTCAAAACTTACGTTCTCCACAAGAGTTCTTAAAAGTTGGTGACGAGATCGAAGCTCAAATCTTAACTTTAGATCGTGATGAGCGTAAAATGAGTTTAGGTATCAAACAATTGACTCCAGATCCTTGGAAAAACATCACTGAGCGTTATCCAGTAGGTTCTAAACAAACAGCTGTTGTTAAAAACATGACTAACTTCGGTGTGTTTGTTGAGCTAGAAGAAGGTATCGACGGTTTGATCCACATCTCTGATTTATCTTGGTCTAAAAAAATCAACCACCCTAACGAATTCACTAAAGTTGGTGAAACATTAGACGTAGTTGTATTAGAATTAGATGAAGAAAACCGTAAGTTATCTTTAGGTCACAAACAATTGGAAGAAAATCCTTGGGATACTTTCGAGACAATCTTCACTGAAGGTTCTATCCACGAAGGTACTGTGATCAAAGTTGGTGACAAAGGTGATATCGTCGCTCTACAATACGGTGTTGAAGGTTTCTGTCCTTCTAAACACTCTGTTAAAGAAGACGGTTCTTCATTGAAAGTTGATGAAGTAACTTCATTCAAAATCATCGAGTTCAACAAAGAGAACAAACGTTTGGTAATTTCTCACTCTCGTATCTGGGAAGAAGAGAAAGAAGAAGCTCGCAAAGAAGAGTCTAGCAACCGTAAAAAAGACGCTAAAGCTGAATCTTCAGCTGTTAAAAAAGTAAAAGATTCTGTTGAAAAATCTACTTTAGGCGACTTAGACGTGTTAGCTCAATTGAAAGAGCAAATGGAAAATGACAAAAACGCTAAGTAA
- a CDS encoding YihY/virulence factor BrkB family protein, translated as MGKFHQWLLNFEPYFRLIEWSKRVVLPGFGSLPLYTVAVFFFQELARDSIVSKASSLSYSFLLAIFPGIIFLFTLIPYIPINNFQEQLLDFLAVVIPKNAFLVVETTLEDIIKNQNGGLLSFGFLFAAYFATNGMASLMNAFNKASLMTEKRPWIRKRLIALTLAFLIIFALTVGMTVFTIAGVTIDYLKETTGIKSSMWATLLKLARWIIIFAIYFFTVSCIYKFGPSTSNKWKLFSPGASMATILAILTFSIFTFYINHFGAYNKLYGSIGTLIVIMLWIYLNTLILLLGYELNAAIALSKQTIVIAKPRIFNSFKKDNE; from the coding sequence ATGGGGAAATTCCACCAATGGCTATTAAATTTTGAACCTTATTTTAGATTAATCGAATGGAGCAAACGGGTTGTGTTACCAGGATTTGGTTCACTTCCCCTTTATACTGTAGCGGTGTTTTTCTTCCAGGAGCTCGCCAGAGATTCAATCGTCAGTAAGGCCTCTTCATTATCATATAGTTTTTTGTTGGCCATATTTCCTGGCATCATCTTTCTATTTACATTAATTCCGTATATCCCAATCAACAACTTTCAGGAACAATTACTGGATTTTTTAGCGGTTGTCATTCCTAAAAATGCATTCCTTGTAGTTGAAACCACCCTCGAGGATATTATTAAAAACCAGAATGGTGGTCTCCTTTCCTTCGGTTTTCTTTTCGCAGCATATTTTGCGACCAATGGCATGGCCTCATTAATGAATGCTTTCAATAAAGCTTCCTTAATGACCGAGAAAAGACCTTGGATAAGAAAAAGGCTCATTGCGCTAACATTAGCCTTTCTGATTATTTTTGCTCTCACCGTCGGGATGACTGTATTTACCATTGCTGGTGTTACGATTGATTATCTAAAAGAAACTACAGGTATTAAATCCAGTATGTGGGCGACTTTGTTAAAACTCGCACGATGGATTATTATTTTCGCGATTTATTTCTTTACGGTGAGCTGTATCTATAAGTTTGGCCCATCTACATCGAACAAGTGGAAGCTGTTTAGCCCTGGGGCCTCCATGGCCACTATATTAGCGATTTTGACTTTCTCGATTTTCACATTCTATATTAATCATTTTGGTGCATATAATAAATTATATGGTTCGATCGGAACGTTAATCGTCATTATGCTCTGGATCTACCTCAATACCCTGATATTATTATTGGGCTATGAGTTAAATGCCGCAATAGCATTGTCCAAGCAAACTATTGTGATTGCCAAGCCGCGGATCTTCAACTCATTTAAAAAAGATAACGAATAG
- a CDS encoding thioesterase family protein, with the protein MFVFDHQIRVRYAETDQMGYVYYGNYAAFYEIARTEMLRSTGISYKELEEMGVMLPVTELKTKYLKPGKYDDLITIRVTIRKKPAVRIIFEYELFNESGELLNQGETTLVFVNMEKNKPCMPPQIFQDKMSKYFN; encoded by the coding sequence ATGTTTGTATTTGACCATCAGATTCGTGTCCGCTACGCAGAAACAGACCAAATGGGTTATGTCTATTATGGTAATTACGCTGCTTTTTACGAAATAGCGAGAACTGAAATGCTGAGAAGTACAGGGATATCTTATAAAGAGCTGGAAGAAATGGGCGTTATGCTCCCTGTCACGGAGTTGAAAACAAAATATCTCAAACCGGGTAAGTATGATGATCTGATAACGATCCGGGTAACTATTCGTAAGAAACCTGCGGTCCGTATTATTTTTGAATATGAGCTTTTTAACGAAAGTGGCGAGTTACTCAATCAAGGTGAGACAACATTGGTATTTGTCAATATGGAAAAGAACAAACCTTGTATGCCTCCACAGATCTTTCAGGATAAGATGAGTAAATATTTTAATTGA
- the mltG gene encoding endolytic transglycosylase MltG: MENKKGIPSWLKIIALIVILVGGYFAWTFYKAFFASNVSGEKKYLYIHEGAKYEDVLKSIQDSSLLDDIASFERAAQYKKYEQSVKPGRYLLTPGMNNRRLIGNLMGGYQEPVKFRFANVRLKENMAALLGKSFEADSAQFIAVLNDETTAQKFGFTKENLISIFIPNTYEIYWNTSPEKVIARFDDEWKKFWNTDRIAKAKALNLTPQQVSTLASIVKGEALHQDEMPMIAGLYLNRLKKGMLLQADPTVIFANNDFTIRRVLNKHLRMDNPYNTYIYRGLPPGPISIPSIAAIDAVLNFKQHDYIYMCAKDDFSGYHNFAKTEVEHLVNARKFQQALDARNIKK; this comes from the coding sequence ATGGAAAATAAAAAAGGAATACCAAGTTGGTTAAAAATTATTGCATTAATCGTCATCCTTGTCGGGGGGTATTTTGCATGGACATTTTATAAGGCTTTCTTTGCCTCAAACGTTTCTGGAGAGAAAAAATACCTTTACATCCATGAGGGTGCAAAGTATGAAGATGTCCTCAAATCGATTCAAGACTCTAGTCTTTTAGATGATATCGCTTCATTCGAGCGTGCTGCTCAGTATAAAAAATACGAACAAAGTGTAAAACCAGGTCGTTATTTATTAACTCCCGGAATGAACAATCGACGATTGATAGGCAATTTGATGGGCGGTTATCAGGAACCTGTGAAATTTAGATTTGCCAATGTAAGGCTAAAAGAAAATATGGCTGCATTATTGGGCAAAAGCTTTGAGGCTGATTCAGCACAATTTATTGCAGTATTGAATGATGAAACTACAGCGCAAAAGTTTGGATTTACCAAAGAGAACCTGATTTCAATTTTCATTCCAAATACGTACGAAATTTACTGGAATACGAGTCCAGAAAAGGTTATTGCTCGTTTTGATGATGAGTGGAAAAAATTCTGGAATACAGATCGCATTGCTAAGGCAAAAGCACTTAACCTAACTCCACAACAAGTTAGTACATTGGCGTCTATCGTTAAAGGAGAGGCTTTGCACCAAGACGAAATGCCCATGATCGCTGGCTTATATTTAAATCGTCTAAAAAAAGGCATGCTCTTACAAGCCGATCCAACAGTAATCTTTGCTAACAATGATTTTACGATCAGAAGGGTCTTAAATAAACATTTAAGAATGGACAACCCTTACAATACCTACATCTATAGAGGCTTGCCTCCGGGGCCTATTTCTATCCCGAGTATCGCTGCTATTGATGCGGTTCTGAATTTTAAGCAACATGATTATATCTATATGTGTGCAAAGGATGATTTCTCAGGTTACCATAATTTTGCAAAAACAGAAGTAGAACACCTGGTAAATGCGCGAAAATTCCAACAAGCGTTAGATGCCAGAAATATCAAGAAATAA
- a CDS encoding PASTA domain-containing protein — translation MQNSFLSNTVMSKVVQYLQTPTFRKNLIAAFIAIVCLFLAVYVGLKIYTKHDESIAVPKIKGLHINAAIQALEDAGLEYQIDSVYQMDAKPGLVIEQDPEQGFHVKSGRTIYLTIITQVAPEVSFPNIKDKTLIEATAILKNHNLKIGDTSYVADIARDIVLDAQFAGQSIRNGRMIPKGSRIDLVLGNGLGANEVEIPNLIGLPLNEAKFALSGAGLGLGTVTYDPNVTDTTTAVISVQSPGVEKGLTSLGAKIDVTLSLTAPSPTTGTPGSTTVPKPQVTPTQSNPPAAKPVATKPTTTTKTTTNTPPAKSSNTAPTAGQKKENKANSLGF, via the coding sequence ATGCAGAATTCATTTTTATCAAATACAGTAATGTCCAAAGTCGTACAATATCTTCAGACACCCACGTTCAGAAAAAATCTCATTGCCGCATTCATTGCGATAGTCTGCCTATTTCTTGCGGTATATGTGGGGCTGAAAATATATACTAAACATGATGAATCTATCGCAGTTCCGAAAATAAAGGGACTCCATATCAACGCAGCCATCCAAGCCCTGGAAGATGCTGGATTAGAATATCAAATTGACTCTGTTTATCAGATGGATGCCAAACCGGGCTTGGTGATCGAACAGGATCCCGAGCAAGGATTTCACGTGAAATCTGGTCGAACAATTTATCTGACCATTATCACCCAAGTGGCTCCAGAAGTCTCCTTTCCAAATATTAAAGATAAGACTTTGATTGAAGCAACAGCTATCTTGAAAAATCATAATCTTAAAATAGGTGACACTTCTTATGTTGCTGATATTGCTAGAGATATTGTTCTGGATGCCCAATTTGCGGGTCAGTCCATTCGAAATGGCCGAATGATTCCAAAAGGTTCACGGATAGATCTTGTCCTCGGCAATGGTCTTGGGGCGAATGAAGTTGAAATTCCCAATCTGATCGGGCTGCCTTTGAACGAAGCTAAATTTGCCCTTTCTGGTGCCGGACTTGGCTTGGGGACAGTAACCTACGACCCCAACGTAACCGACACAACAACAGCGGTGATCAGTGTGCAATCTCCAGGGGTAGAAAAGGGATTAACGAGCTTAGGCGCCAAAATAGACGTGACACTTTCGTTGACAGCGCCTTCACCGACAACAGGTACACCGGGGTCTACAACTGTACCCAAACCACAGGTAACTCCGACTCAGTCGAACCCACCTGCCGCGAAGCCCGTTGCAACGAAGCCCACTACTACGACAAAAACGACAACAAATACCCCTCCCGCCAAGTCTTCAAATACAGCGCCTACAGCGGGACAAAAAAAGGAAAATAAAGCAAATAGTCTAGGCTTCTAA